ATGGCACGGGATGCGGCGGAAAAAGCCCGATCAATGTGCGAGGTAATTACAGAAAATTCAAAAAAATGGCGAGAAAGAGCAGAAAGAATCAATCGAACGGGATCGAGATAGCGATCGAGTATTTCTTCGATTATAGGAGCGATCGAACTTGTATCGGAAAAGCGATCTCGATCAGGGGGTAAAGCAGCGAGAGGAACCCTTGTCACATCGAAACATTTCCTTAAGATATAAGACCGAAGGTCCAGTCTGGATACAGAATTGATATACCTAGAATCGCTACTCTGGCTCACCCTCTAGGCCCTTCCCTTCCAGACTGCTAGGCTATTAGACAAGATGAATAACAATCAAACTCCACGGAAACAAGGACTATACGATCCCCAATTTGAACATGATGCTTGTGGTGTCGGTTTTATCGTTCATAAAACGGGTAAAAAGTCCCACGATATTGTTGAACAGGCCTTAACAATTTTACTAAACCTCGATCACCGTGGCGCGTGCGGTGCGGAAAAAAATACGGGAGATGGGGCGGGTATTTTATGCCAAATCCCTGACCTATTTTTCCGGAAAGTGACCAGTAATCTAGGTTTTACCTTGCCGGCAGCGGGACAATACGGGGTAGGAATGCTCTACACGGCCCCTGATGCCGAAATTCGCGGGAAAAGTCGCCAGGAATTCGAGAAAATCGCCGCCGAAGAGGGGTTAAAAGTTCTCGGTTGGCGTGATGTTCCCACGGATAACTCTAGTTTGGGCAATTCGGCCAAATCTACCGAACCCTTTATCGAACAGGTTTTCATCGAACGCGATGCCAATTTAAGCGATGATCTGGCCTTTGAACGCAAATTATACGTTATTCGCAAGCGTTCCCACCTCAATCGTCAATCCTTTAATCGTTACTGGTATCCTTGCAGTATTTCTAGTCGTACGATTGTCTATAAAGGGCAATTAATGCCGGTACAGGTGGGTGACTATTTCCCCGATTTACACGACCCCGACTTTCAAAGTGCTTTAGGATTAGTCCATTCCCGTTTTAGTACCAATACCTTCCCCAGTTGGGAACGCGCCCACCCTTACCGTTATATTGCCCACAATGGCGAAATTAATACCCTGCGAGGTAATATTAACTGGATGCACGCCCGTCAGTCGATGTTTGCCTCACCCTTATTCGGGGAAGACATCAAAAGAATCCAGCCGGTTATTAATATCGAGGGTAGTGACTCCTTAATTTTTGATAATGCCCTAGAATTAATGGTTTTATCGGGGCGTTCTCTCCCTCACGCTGTCATGATGATGATTCCTGAACCCTGGGCAGCCCACGAATCGATGAGTGATGAGAAAAAAGCCTTTTATGAATACCATTCCTGTTTGATGGAACCCTGGGATGGTCCGGCCTCGATCGCTTTTACCGATGGTACGATGATGGGAGCAGTGTTAGACCGCAATGGTTTACGTCCTTCCCGTTACTACGTCACCAAAGATGACCTAGTAATTATGGCATCGGAAGCGGGAGTTTTACCCATTGAACCAGAACGCGTCGCTTTTAAAGGTCGTCTGCAACCCGGCCGGATGTTCCTTGTGGATATGAAAGAAGGTCGTATCGTGGCCGATGAGGAGATAAAAGAAGCTATTGCCAAAGATCATCCCTATCGCCAGTGGTTAAACGAAAATTTAGTCAATTTAGACGATTTACCAGCCGTTGAAACTGCGCCACCAGAAACTGCTGTTTCCCTAATTCAACAGCAAACCGCTTTCGGTTACACTTTTGAAGAATTACGTCTTTTATTAGCCCCCATGGGCCGGGATGGAGTGGAAGCAGTGGGTTCCATGGGTTCCGATACACCCCTAGCCGTCTTGTCCGATCGCCCAAAACTGCTTTATGATTACTTTCAGCAGTTATTCGCCCAAGTCACTAACCCCCCGATTGACTCGATTCGCGAAGAAATTATCACCTCTCCCATCACCACTATCGGCGCGGAGAGAAATCTCTTGGATCCGCAGCCCGAAAGCTGTCACCTGATTAAACTTAACTCTCCCATCCTCACTAACGCCCAATTAGCGCGTTTACAGGGCAATAGCGAATTTAAAACCGTGACTATTCCCATTCTCTTCGATCCCACTTCGGGAGTCGAGGGGATGCGTAGCACAATTGAGGCAATTTGTCAAGAGGTGGACGAGGCAATTTTAGCGGGCGCAAGCATTATTATTTTAAGCGATCGAGGTATCGATAAAAATCACGCCCCGATTCCCTCACTGCTGGCGGTTGCCGGTTTACACCATCACCTCATCCGGCAGGGAACCCGCACCAGAGTCGGCCTTGTCCTGGAATCCGGCGAACCCCGGGAAGTGCATCACTACGCCCTTTTACTCGGTTATGGTTGCGGTGCGATTAATCCCTATCTAGCCTTTGCCACCCTCGGCAGTATGATCGAGGAAGGTTTATTGGTAGGAGTTGACCACCAGAGTGCCTGTAAAAACTACATAAAAGCCGCCACCAAGGGCGTAATTAAAGTGGCCTCTAAAATTGGCATTTCTACCCTGCAAAGCTACCGTGGGGCGCAAATATTCGAGGCTATTGGCTTAAATCGATCGGTAGTTGATCGCTATTTTACTTGGACAGCTTCCCGCATTGAAGGGGCCGATTTAGAAATTATTGCCCGGGAATCCCTACTCAGACACGGCCACGCTTTCCCCGACCGGGACGTGAATGTGCATACCCTCGATATTGGCGGTGAATATCAATGGCGTAAGGACGGGGAAGCCCATCTTTTTAGCCCAGAAACCATTCATACCCTGCAACAAGCGGTAAAATTGGGCAAATACGACCTCTTTAAGCAGTATTCCCAACTGGTCAACCAACAAAATCAAAAATTCTTCACCCTGCGGGGATTATTAACCTTTAAAAACCGGGAAAGTATCCCCATCGAAGAAGTGGAACCGATTGAAGCGATTATGAAACGCTTTAAAACCGGGGCCATGAGTTACGGGTCCATTTCCAAAGAGGCCCACGAATCCCTCGCTATTGCCATGAATCGTATCGGTGGCAAGTCTAACACCGGGGAAGGGGGCGAAGATTCCGAGCGCTACACTTGGACAAATGAACGGGGAGACTCGAAAAATAGTGCCATTAAACAGGTGGCTTCCGGCCGTTTTGGTGTCACCAGTCTTTACCTTTCCCAAGCGCGAGAATTGCAGATAAAGATGGCCCAGGGGGCAAAACCGGGCGAAGGCGGTCAATTACCGGGTAAAAAAGTCTATCCTTGGATTGCCAAAGTCCGTCACTCCACCCCCGGAGTTGGTTTAATTTCTCCCCCACCCCATCACGATATCTACTCGATTGAAGACCTCGCGGAGTTGATTCATGACCTAAAAAATGCCAATCGTGCGGCCAGAGTGAGCGTAAAACTGGTTTCTGAGGTGGGAGTTGGCACAATCGCCGCCGGAGTCGCTAAAGCTCACGCTGACGTGGTTTTAATCTCTGGTTTCGATGGTGGGACTGGTGCCTCACCCCAAACCTCGATTAAACACGCGGGTTTACCCTGGGAGTTGGGACTAGCAGAAACCCATCAAACATTGGTGTTAAATAATCTTCGCAGTCGCATTGCGGTGGAAACCGATGGCCAGATGAAAACCGGCCGCGATGTGGTGGTAGCAACCCTATTGGGGGCCGAAGAATTCGGTTTTTCGACCGCGCCACTGGTAACGTTAGGATGTATTATGATGCGGGTTTGTCATCTTAATACCTGTCCGGCGGGGGTAGCGACTCAGGATCCGTTATTACGGAAGAATTTCATCGGGGATCCTGAATATACGGTGAATTTCATGAAATTTATCGCCCAGGAAGTGCGGGAAATTATGGCCGAATTGGGATTCCGCACCTTAAATGAAATGGTGGGGCGAACTGATGTATTAGAGCCGAAACAGGCTGTAGAACATTGGAAAGCGAAAGGAATTGACCTAACTCCAATTCTCTATCAACCGGAGGTAGATGCAGAGGTAGGGCGTTATTGTCAGATTCCCCAGGACCACGGTTTAGATAAGT
This portion of the Microcystis aeruginosa NIES-2549 genome encodes:
- the gltB gene encoding glutamate synthase large subunit; this translates as MNNNQTPRKQGLYDPQFEHDACGVGFIVHKTGKKSHDIVEQALTILLNLDHRGACGAEKNTGDGAGILCQIPDLFFRKVTSNLGFTLPAAGQYGVGMLYTAPDAEIRGKSRQEFEKIAAEEGLKVLGWRDVPTDNSSLGNSAKSTEPFIEQVFIERDANLSDDLAFERKLYVIRKRSHLNRQSFNRYWYPCSISSRTIVYKGQLMPVQVGDYFPDLHDPDFQSALGLVHSRFSTNTFPSWERAHPYRYIAHNGEINTLRGNINWMHARQSMFASPLFGEDIKRIQPVINIEGSDSLIFDNALELMVLSGRSLPHAVMMMIPEPWAAHESMSDEKKAFYEYHSCLMEPWDGPASIAFTDGTMMGAVLDRNGLRPSRYYVTKDDLVIMASEAGVLPIEPERVAFKGRLQPGRMFLVDMKEGRIVADEEIKEAIAKDHPYRQWLNENLVNLDDLPAVETAPPETAVSLIQQQTAFGYTFEELRLLLAPMGRDGVEAVGSMGSDTPLAVLSDRPKLLYDYFQQLFAQVTNPPIDSIREEIITSPITTIGAERNLLDPQPESCHLIKLNSPILTNAQLARLQGNSEFKTVTIPILFDPTSGVEGMRSTIEAICQEVDEAILAGASIIILSDRGIDKNHAPIPSLLAVAGLHHHLIRQGTRTRVGLVLESGEPREVHHYALLLGYGCGAINPYLAFATLGSMIEEGLLVGVDHQSACKNYIKAATKGVIKVASKIGISTLQSYRGAQIFEAIGLNRSVVDRYFTWTASRIEGADLEIIARESLLRHGHAFPDRDVNVHTLDIGGEYQWRKDGEAHLFSPETIHTLQQAVKLGKYDLFKQYSQLVNQQNQKFFTLRGLLTFKNRESIPIEEVEPIEAIMKRFKTGAMSYGSISKEAHESLAIAMNRIGGKSNTGEGGEDSERYTWTNERGDSKNSAIKQVASGRFGVTSLYLSQARELQIKMAQGAKPGEGGQLPGKKVYPWIAKVRHSTPGVGLISPPPHHDIYSIEDLAELIHDLKNANRAARVSVKLVSEVGVGTIAAGVAKAHADVVLISGFDGGTGASPQTSIKHAGLPWELGLAETHQTLVLNNLRSRIAVETDGQMKTGRDVVVATLLGAEEFGFSTAPLVTLGCIMMRVCHLNTCPAGVATQDPLLRKNFIGDPEYTVNFMKFIAQEVREIMAELGFRTLNEMVGRTDVLEPKQAVEHWKAKGIDLTPILYQPEVDAEVGRYCQIPQDHGLDKCLDITVLLDLCKDAIEKGEKVKATLPIKNINRVVGTILGNEITKRHWEGLPEDTVHLHFQGSAGQSFGAFVPKGVTLELEGDANDYVGKGLSGGKIIVYPPKGSTFVAEENIIIGNVALYGATSGEVYISGVAGERFGVRNSGVTTVVESVGDHACEYMTGGKVVVLGPTGRNFAAGMSGGVAYVLDESGDFATRCNTQMVALEALEGEEIDDLRELIQRHADYTQSQKASLVLANWSEMLPKFVKVMPKDYKRMLQCIKEALDSGLTGDSALDAAFEANARDVARIGGS